One Chryseobacterium indoltheticum DNA segment encodes these proteins:
- a CDS encoding PepSY-associated TM helix domain-containing protein: MKKKHHHKKKPSAYKKWAGKLHLWFGLSVGLIIFIVSLSGTMYVFKDEIQNQLRKDVLFVKTETATQKPLSVEVLKEKITLELNEKYPVSSVEIPLDKSKSYKFIFYEKDKKAWNYFDEVKINKLIYVNQYTGEVLGIYNEKYDIFPILKSIHWSLLLKADWGKYVVGIPVVLFIIMLITGIILWWPKNKNARKSRLSFDWKNVKTWKRKNYDLHNVLGFYASFIALLISLSGLYFAYPWMKNAFNFTLSGSVELPKEKEIKSPDSLLAKNNSVFDLTIPQTQELYSQSSSFRIPLNGKNKKGKELENIPVTVYGKDGRYSERNLLFYDKYSGKLLLNKPYQKLTNAEKYANANYDIHVGSYFGIFGKILWFAAGLVCTSLPVTGFLVWWGKRKKQGKKTI; the protein is encoded by the coding sequence ATGAAAAAAAAACATCATCATAAAAAGAAACCGAGCGCCTATAAAAAATGGGCAGGCAAACTGCATTTATGGTTTGGCTTATCTGTGGGGCTCATTATCTTCATAGTTTCTTTATCGGGAACGATGTATGTTTTCAAAGACGAAATTCAGAATCAGCTAAGGAAAGATGTTCTGTTTGTAAAAACTGAAACTGCTACACAAAAACCTTTGTCTGTCGAAGTTTTAAAGGAAAAAATTACTTTGGAGCTCAATGAGAAATATCCTGTAAGTTCGGTTGAGATCCCTTTAGATAAAAGCAAATCTTACAAGTTTATTTTTTATGAAAAAGACAAAAAAGCGTGGAACTATTTTGATGAAGTAAAGATCAACAAACTGATTTATGTCAATCAGTACACTGGTGAAGTTCTGGGAATTTACAATGAAAAATATGATATCTTCCCTATTCTGAAATCCATCCACTGGAGTTTACTATTAAAAGCTGACTGGGGAAAATATGTGGTCGGTATTCCGGTTGTCTTATTTATCATTATGCTGATTACAGGAATTATTCTTTGGTGGCCAAAAAATAAAAATGCGAGAAAAAGCAGACTTTCATTTGATTGGAAAAACGTAAAAACCTGGAAACGCAAAAATTATGACCTTCACAATGTTTTAGGATTTTACGCTTCGTTTATTGCTTTATTAATAAGTCTTTCAGGGTTATATTTTGCTTATCCGTGGATGAAAAATGCATTCAATTTTACATTATCCGGCTCCGTAGAACTTCCAAAAGAAAAAGAGATCAAATCCCCTGACTCACTTTTAGCAAAAAACAACTCGGTTTTTGATCTTACCATTCCTCAAACTCAAGAATTATATTCTCAGTCTTCAAGCTTTAGAATTCCATTAAACGGAAAAAATAAAAAAGGAAAAGAATTAGAAAACATCCCCGTTACCGTCTATGGTAAAGACGGTAGATACAGTGAAAGAAATCTACTCTTCTACGATAAATATTCGGGGAAACTTTTATTAAATAAACCTTATCAGAAATTAACGAACGCTGAAAAATATGCCAATGCCAATTATGACATTCATGTTGGGTCATATTTCGGCATCTTCGGTAAAATCCTATGGTTTGCCGCAGGATTGGTATGTACCTCATTACCGGTAACCGGCTTTTTGGTATGGTGGGGAAAACGTAAAAAACAAGGAAAGAAAACAATATGA